A part of Gemmatimonas groenlandica genomic DNA contains:
- a CDS encoding methyl-accepting chemotaxis protein translates to MTPATTTKRSTRGRTNGTGATPTADLAPASVNHAQAVVDAMSRSQAMIEFDLDGTILHANDLFCKTMGYRPDDVEGQHHRIFVDPVYAAGADYAKFWSDLRTGQPFVAEFTRRRRDGSDVMLHASYMPVLDDSGRPIKVVKVATDITATKTRDADLSGRLDALNRVQAVIEFTVDGTILHANDNFLATLGYRQDEIVGKHHRMFIEPAYAASAEYAQFWAKLGAGEFQKAEYKRLGKGGKEVWIEASYNPIFDPKGRVVKVVKFAIDVTQQKLKTVEAEGQLLAISRAQAVIEFNLDGTIITANDNFLNALGYRLEEIRGQHHRMFIDPAYASSSEYHTFWADLNAGKFQQAEYKRFGKGGRVVWINASYNPIFDLNGKPFKVVKYATDVNEQKQLLALVSNSASSLASAAEELTASSHTMSATAEETSAQANVVSAASEQVSRNVSTVATGTEEMSASIREIASNAAEASKVASHAVKVAETTNDTVAKLGVSSAEIGKVIKVITSIAQQTNLLALNATIEAARAGEAGKGFAVVANEVKELAKETAKATEDISQKIEAIQKDTSGAVSAIREISQIIDKIAEIQTTIASAVEEQTATTNEMGRNVTEAAKGSSEIAENITGVAQAAIATSQGAADSLHASSELARMAAELQSVVSRFQF, encoded by the coding sequence ATGACGCCCGCTACGACCACCAAGCGCTCCACCCGCGGCCGCACCAACGGCACCGGCGCAACACCGACTGCCGATCTGGCGCCCGCGAGTGTGAACCACGCGCAGGCGGTTGTCGACGCCATGTCACGTTCGCAGGCGATGATCGAGTTCGATCTCGACGGCACGATTCTCCACGCGAATGACCTCTTCTGCAAGACGATGGGCTATCGGCCCGACGATGTGGAGGGGCAGCATCATCGTATCTTCGTCGATCCGGTGTACGCAGCGGGCGCAGATTACGCCAAGTTCTGGAGCGACCTGCGGACCGGACAACCGTTCGTCGCCGAGTTCACGCGTCGGCGCCGTGACGGCAGCGACGTCATGCTGCACGCGAGCTATATGCCCGTACTCGACGACAGCGGCCGCCCGATCAAAGTCGTCAAGGTCGCCACCGACATTACCGCGACCAAGACGCGTGATGCGGACCTCTCGGGTCGCCTCGACGCGCTCAATCGCGTGCAAGCCGTCATCGAGTTCACGGTCGACGGTACCATTCTGCATGCAAACGACAACTTCCTGGCGACGCTCGGATACCGCCAGGATGAGATCGTGGGTAAGCACCACCGCATGTTCATCGAGCCCGCCTATGCGGCCAGTGCCGAGTATGCGCAGTTCTGGGCTAAGCTCGGCGCCGGCGAATTCCAGAAGGCCGAGTACAAGCGTCTCGGCAAGGGCGGCAAGGAAGTCTGGATCGAGGCCTCGTACAACCCGATCTTCGATCCGAAGGGCCGAGTGGTCAAGGTCGTGAAATTTGCGATCGACGTCACGCAGCAGAAGCTCAAAACCGTGGAAGCCGAAGGACAGCTTCTCGCCATCAGCCGTGCACAGGCGGTCATCGAGTTCAATCTCGACGGCACGATCATTACGGCGAACGACAACTTCCTGAACGCGCTCGGCTACCGGCTCGAGGAAATCCGCGGGCAGCACCACCGGATGTTCATCGATCCGGCCTACGCATCGTCTAGCGAATACCACACGTTCTGGGCCGACCTCAACGCCGGCAAGTTTCAGCAGGCCGAGTACAAGCGCTTCGGCAAGGGTGGCCGTGTCGTGTGGATCAACGCCAGCTACAACCCCATTTTCGATCTCAACGGTAAGCCGTTCAAGGTCGTGAAGTACGCCACCGATGTGAACGAGCAGAAGCAGTTACTCGCACTCGTCAGCAACAGCGCGAGTTCGCTGGCCAGTGCCGCGGAAGAGCTCACGGCGTCGAGCCACACGATGAGTGCGACCGCAGAAGAGACGAGCGCTCAGGCCAACGTGGTCTCGGCCGCCTCCGAGCAGGTCAGCCGCAATGTGTCGACGGTGGCCACCGGCACTGAGGAGATGAGCGCCAGCATCCGCGAGATCGCGTCGAACGCTGCCGAGGCGTCGAAGGTGGCAAGCCACGCGGTCAAGGTTGCCGAAACGACCAACGACACGGTGGCGAAGCTCGGCGTGTCGAGCGCCGAGATCGGCAAGGTGATCAAGGTCATCACCTCGATTGCCCAGCAGACCAACCTGCTCGCCCTCAACGCCACGATCGAAGCGGCGCGCGCCGGCGAAGCCGGCAAGGGATTCGCGGTCGTCGCCAACGAAGTGAAGGAGCTGGCCAAGGAGACCGCGAAGGCCACCGAAGACATCAGCCAGAAGATCGAAGCAATCCAGAAAGACACCAGCGGAGCCGTGTCGGCGATCCGTGAGATCTCGCAGATCATCGACAAGATCGCCGAGATCCAGACGACGATCGCGAGCGCGGTGGAAGAGCAGACGGCCACCACGAACGAGATGGGACGCAACGTCACCGAAGCCGCCAAGGGCTCGTCGGAGATCGCCGAGAACATCACCGGTGTCGCACAGGCGGCGATTGCCACCTCGCAGGGCGCGGCCGACTCGCTCCATGCCTCGTCGGAGTTGGCCCGCATGGCCGCTGAGCTGCAGAGTGTCGTGAGCCGGTTTCAGTTCTGA
- the fliQ gene encoding flagellar biosynthesis protein FliQ — MSHQLVIDLSRQAIMTALMIAAPMLLIALGVGLVVSIIQSVTQIQEQTLAFVPKLVLVGGAFIVGMPWLLQILIRYTTELFRGIPAMVG, encoded by the coding sequence ATGTCACACCAACTCGTCATCGACTTATCACGCCAAGCGATCATGACCGCGCTCATGATCGCGGCCCCGATGCTACTCATCGCCCTCGGCGTGGGTCTCGTCGTGTCGATCATCCAGTCGGTGACCCAGATCCAGGAACAGACCCTGGCCTTCGTCCCGAAGCTCGTCCTCGTGGGCGGCGCCTTCATCGTCGGCATGCCGTGGCTGCTCCAGATCCTGATCCGCTACACCACCGAACTCTTTCGCGGCATCCCCGCGATGGTCGGCTGA
- a CDS encoding chemotaxis protein CheA: MSDTGDSNEIVNEFLVESYEGLDQLDLDLVELEQCGGNAELIGRVFRCVHTIKGTCGFLGFGGLESVAHVGENLLSKVRDGSIGVSPDLTSALLRLNDAIRSMLTHIEAHGKEGEFDHADLIAALVRLTDAKAAQVASDAAISEQELADALELPPAIPLLGEILVEQGHVSTADIAAAVHEQNQTGAPRVGEILVARGATTHAAVKEALETQQDARAGHVSDGSIRVDVALLDRLMNLVGELVLARNQILQCTATNADSTLNSTTQRLNLITSELQEGVMKTRMQPIGNIWSKLPRVVRDLAVTCSKQVTIQMEGAETELDKTIIEAIKDPLTHIVRNSIDHGIESPRDRVLNDKSPEGRLLLRAFHEGGQVNIEITDDGKGIDPVRLRAAAVDKGVLTAEAAARLSDREALHLIFAPGFSTAAKVTNVSGRGVGMDVVKTNIEKIGGTVDVTSTVGVGTTLRIKIPLTLAIIPGLIITSGAERFAIPQVSLLELVRMEHEEAKTRIEMIYDSPVYRLRGKLLPLVHLNRTLGLARTPWPNEPGAPDVATSIVVLQTDGVPFGLVVDHINDTEEIVVKPLGKQLKGISSFAGATIMGDGRVALILDVHGLAQRAGVLATDRDRHAAEQRTEQRAAGEPMQTLLVFSSGGDHRMALPLSEIARLEEFEPTLVERTGRYDVVQYRDQIMPLVRLGNVLEGVSSNAAADDMMQVIVVSHNEQYVGLVVDRIVDIVETTVSVQQRRRPGTVLGSAVIQNKVTDILDIRRLVQDVDEEFLAIAPTGGFALHG; encoded by the coding sequence ATGTCCGACACTGGTGACAGCAACGAGATCGTCAACGAGTTCCTGGTCGAGAGCTATGAAGGGCTCGACCAGCTGGACCTCGATCTCGTCGAGCTCGAACAATGTGGAGGCAACGCCGAGTTGATCGGCCGTGTCTTCCGATGTGTGCATACCATCAAAGGCACGTGCGGCTTTCTCGGGTTCGGCGGCCTCGAAAGCGTCGCCCACGTCGGCGAGAACCTGCTGTCGAAGGTCCGCGATGGATCGATCGGTGTCTCTCCAGACCTCACGTCGGCACTGTTGCGGCTGAATGACGCGATTCGCAGCATGCTCACGCACATCGAAGCGCACGGCAAAGAGGGCGAGTTCGATCATGCCGACCTGATCGCTGCGCTGGTTCGGCTGACCGACGCGAAAGCCGCACAGGTCGCGAGCGACGCAGCGATCAGCGAGCAGGAGTTGGCCGACGCCCTCGAGTTGCCGCCTGCGATTCCGCTACTGGGCGAGATCCTGGTCGAGCAGGGACATGTCAGCACCGCGGACATCGCGGCGGCCGTACACGAACAGAACCAGACCGGCGCACCTCGCGTCGGTGAGATTCTCGTGGCTCGCGGCGCCACGACGCACGCGGCGGTCAAGGAAGCACTCGAGACCCAGCAGGACGCGCGCGCCGGACATGTGAGCGACGGCAGCATCCGCGTCGACGTCGCCCTCCTCGACCGTCTCATGAACTTGGTGGGCGAGCTCGTGCTCGCCCGCAATCAGATCTTGCAGTGCACCGCCACAAACGCGGACAGCACGCTCAATAGCACGACACAGCGGCTCAATCTCATCACGTCCGAATTGCAGGAAGGCGTGATGAAGACCCGCATGCAGCCGATCGGCAATATCTGGAGCAAGCTCCCGCGCGTCGTGCGCGATCTCGCGGTCACCTGCAGCAAGCAGGTCACGATCCAGATGGAAGGCGCCGAAACGGAACTCGACAAGACCATCATCGAGGCGATCAAGGATCCGCTCACGCATATCGTGCGCAACTCGATCGATCACGGTATCGAGTCTCCCCGCGACCGCGTGCTCAATGACAAGAGCCCGGAAGGCCGCCTCTTGCTGCGCGCCTTTCACGAAGGTGGACAGGTCAACATCGAGATCACGGATGACGGCAAGGGCATCGATCCCGTACGCCTTCGCGCCGCCGCCGTCGACAAGGGTGTCTTGACCGCTGAAGCGGCCGCCAGGCTCTCCGATCGCGAAGCACTGCATCTCATCTTCGCGCCCGGCTTCTCCACGGCTGCCAAGGTGACGAACGTGTCGGGCCGCGGTGTCGGCATGGACGTCGTCAAGACAAACATCGAGAAGATCGGCGGCACGGTCGACGTCACCAGCACCGTCGGCGTCGGTACGACACTGCGCATCAAGATTCCGCTCACGCTGGCGATCATCCCCGGTCTGATCATCACCTCCGGGGCCGAACGGTTCGCGATTCCGCAGGTCAGCCTGCTCGAGCTCGTGCGCATGGAGCACGAGGAGGCGAAGACGCGCATCGAGATGATCTACGACTCGCCGGTCTATCGCCTCCGCGGCAAGCTCCTGCCGCTCGTCCATCTCAACCGCACCCTCGGACTGGCGCGCACCCCCTGGCCGAACGAGCCGGGCGCGCCCGATGTGGCGACCAGCATCGTCGTGCTGCAAACCGACGGCGTCCCCTTCGGCCTGGTCGTGGACCATATCAACGACACCGAGGAAATCGTGGTGAAGCCACTCGGCAAGCAGCTCAAAGGTATCTCCAGCTTTGCCGGTGCCACCATCATGGGAGACGGCCGGGTCGCGCTGATACTCGACGTGCATGGACTCGCACAACGGGCCGGCGTCCTCGCCACCGATCGTGACCGCCACGCCGCCGAACAACGCACGGAACAGCGTGCCGCCGGCGAACCGATGCAGACGCTGCTGGTGTTCTCCAGCGGCGGCGATCACCGCATGGCGCTGCCGTTGTCGGAAATCGCGCGTTTGGAAGAGTTCGAACCGACACTGGTGGAACGCACCGGCCGGTATGACGTCGTGCAGTACCGCGATCAGATCATGCCGCTGGTGCGCCTCGGCAACGTGCTCGAGGGCGTCAGCTCCAACGCCGCCGCTGACGACATGATGCAGGTCATCGTCGTGTCGCACAACGAGCAGTATGTCGGCCTCGTGGTCGACCGGATCGTCGACATCGTCGAAACGACCGTGTCTGTCCAGCAGCGTCGCCGCCCCGGCACCGTGCTCGGTTCAGCGGTCATCCAGAACAAGGTCACCGACATCCTCGATATCCGACGCTTGGTGCAGGACGTGGATGAAGAGTTCCTCGCCATCGCACCGACAGGAGGCTTCGCGCTCCATGGCTGA
- a CDS encoding chemotaxis protein CheX, with protein sequence MSQLEEAIQGIVSTVWDSMLGIQIEPENPISAFSHHDGDSPADHAHTYAGVVQISGAWDGAVTVQCSARAARHAARTMFGLADEDVSISDLQDALGELTNMTGGNIKALLPETCYLGLPVVVEGSDYRFRLPGSAPVRRSTFKAGDELVVVTMLERA encoded by the coding sequence ATGTCGCAGCTTGAAGAGGCGATTCAGGGCATCGTCAGCACGGTGTGGGACAGCATGCTCGGCATTCAAATCGAGCCCGAGAACCCCATTTCCGCCTTCAGTCATCACGACGGCGATTCGCCAGCGGACCACGCGCACACCTACGCTGGGGTGGTGCAGATCAGCGGGGCGTGGGATGGCGCCGTGACCGTGCAGTGCTCGGCCCGCGCGGCCCGACACGCCGCCCGCACCATGTTTGGTCTCGCCGACGAAGACGTGTCCATCTCCGATCTCCAGGACGCCCTCGGCGAGCTCACCAACATGACCGGGGGTAACATCAAAGCCCTGCTGCCGGAGACCTGCTACCTCGGTCTCCCGGTAGTAGTGGAAGGCTCCGACTACCGTTTCCGCCTCCCCGGCTCGGCTCCCGTGCGACGGTCCACTTTCAAGGCCGGCGACGAGTTGGTCGTGGTGACCATGCTGGAGCGGGCGTAG
- a CDS encoding chemotaxis protein CheW, with protein MADATQYCTFWVDTLYLGIDVHSVQEVMRTLEMTPVPLASASVVGLINLRGQIVTAIDLRRRLGLPPRPDDQEPMNVVMRTDDGAVSLVVDEIGDVIEVSNDTFERVPDTMQGEHRALIRGVYKLNKQLLLILDGAKTALPELSYAAN; from the coding sequence ATGGCTGATGCAACGCAGTACTGCACCTTCTGGGTGGACACACTCTATCTCGGCATCGACGTGCACTCCGTTCAGGAAGTGATGCGCACCCTCGAGATGACGCCGGTGCCGCTGGCCTCGGCCTCCGTGGTCGGTCTGATCAATCTGCGTGGACAGATTGTCACCGCGATCGATCTGCGTCGGCGCCTTGGCCTGCCGCCGCGTCCCGACGATCAGGAACCGATGAACGTCGTCATGCGCACCGACGACGGCGCCGTCAGCCTTGTCGTCGACGAGATAGGTGATGTCATCGAGGTCAGCAACGACACGTTCGAACGTGTCCCGGATACGATGCAAGGCGAACACCGCGCGCTGATCCGCGGCGTCTACAAACTGAACAAACAGCTCCTGCTGATTCTGGACGGCGCCAAAACGGCGCTCCCGGAGCTGTCCTACGCCGCCAACTGA
- a CDS encoding flagellar biosynthetic protein FliR, which produces MTPSTGLFGLPDFFAPGVATAFVLTALRVGGLLLVAPAWSAKSFPMKLRTAVLVVFATLLIPSASANADLTALRITPVTFLSETIIGFVIGFAAAIIVAGAEFAGELMTNSIGLSGMAILDPVNNTQGAILGTFMQMLAVTLLLTGGGHLIMLQAVAQSFVSMPLGAPLDLPSGMLAVTKAGTTIFATGMQFAAPVIAAILVSNIALAILGRAAPQLQVMSLAFPLQIGIGLLTFAGSIGLVVHALADWTPAYATTLDTFARAVHVAPAPTTGR; this is translated from the coding sequence GTGACCCCTTCGACGGGCCTCTTCGGCCTCCCCGACTTCTTCGCTCCCGGCGTCGCGACAGCCTTCGTGCTGACCGCGCTCCGCGTGGGCGGGCTGTTGCTCGTCGCTCCGGCGTGGTCGGCCAAGAGCTTCCCGATGAAGCTCCGCACCGCCGTCCTCGTCGTCTTCGCCACACTGCTCATTCCTAGCGCCTCCGCGAACGCCGACCTCACCGCGCTGCGCATTACGCCGGTGACGTTCCTGAGCGAGACCATCATCGGCTTCGTGATCGGCTTCGCCGCTGCCATCATCGTGGCCGGCGCCGAGTTCGCGGGTGAGCTGATGACGAACTCGATCGGTCTGTCGGGCATGGCGATTCTCGATCCCGTCAACAACACGCAGGGCGCCATTCTCGGCACCTTCATGCAGATGCTGGCCGTCACGCTGCTCCTCACCGGCGGCGGTCATCTCATCATGCTGCAGGCCGTCGCGCAGAGCTTCGTCTCGATGCCGCTCGGCGCACCGCTCGATCTACCCAGCGGCATGCTCGCCGTCACCAAGGCCGGCACCACGATCTTCGCGACCGGCATGCAGTTCGCCGCACCGGTGATCGCCGCCATTCTCGTCTCCAACATCGCGCTGGCGATCCTCGGACGCGCCGCGCCGCAGCTGCAGGTTATGAGCCTCGCCTTCCCGCTCCAGATCGGGATCGGCTTGCTCACCTTCGCCGGTTCGATCGGCCTCGTCGTTCACGCGCTCGCCGACTGGACGCCGGCCTACGCCACGACGCTCGACACTTTTGCGCGGGCGGTGCACGTCGCCCCTGCGCCGACGACGGGGCGTTGA
- a CDS encoding EscU/YscU/HrcU family type III secretion system export apparatus switch protein has translation MSDSDSGEKTEAPSGKKLEDARNKGQIAKSPELTTAAFLLGSTLTMTMAGPPLWQFLLDTMGNTLANAGDLERGGTSAIPFLQALGFRTIVAMVGMMAALAVIAIAVQAMQTGGLLTTETLTPKFSRINPMNNLGRLLGKQSIVELVKALLKLSIVAWAVYSTLADAWPDVQGLALDKSPAALMQVVGKYAIALLKNAGLMFLVLALADFAWQKYSTTESLKMTKQEVKEEAKSQEGNQEIKGRRRQIGRERIRRQMFAEVPKADVVIVNPVHIAIAIKYDPNVAPAPYVVAIGQRKIALRIKELAFKHNVPVIENIPLARALIVVAKVGTVIPVEMYLAVAEVLAFVMRQRERFGASWRGTAAA, from the coding sequence ATGTCTGATTCAGATTCCGGCGAAAAGACAGAAGCGCCCTCTGGCAAAAAGCTCGAGGACGCACGCAACAAAGGCCAGATCGCCAAGAGCCCCGAGCTCACCACCGCCGCCTTCCTTCTGGGCTCCACGCTCACGATGACGATGGCCGGACCGCCGCTCTGGCAGTTCCTGCTCGACACGATGGGCAACACGCTGGCCAACGCGGGTGATCTCGAGCGTGGCGGGACGTCGGCCATCCCGTTCCTGCAAGCCCTCGGCTTCCGCACCATCGTCGCGATGGTCGGCATGATGGCTGCCCTCGCCGTGATCGCCATCGCGGTGCAGGCCATGCAGACCGGCGGCTTGCTCACCACCGAAACCCTGACGCCGAAGTTCAGCCGCATCAATCCGATGAACAATCTCGGACGGCTCCTCGGCAAGCAGTCGATCGTCGAACTCGTGAAGGCGCTGCTGAAGCTGAGCATCGTGGCGTGGGCCGTGTACTCCACGCTCGCCGATGCCTGGCCCGACGTGCAGGGCCTCGCGCTCGACAAGTCGCCCGCCGCACTGATGCAGGTCGTGGGCAAGTACGCCATCGCGCTTCTCAAGAACGCCGGCTTGATGTTCCTCGTGCTCGCCCTCGCCGACTTCGCGTGGCAGAAGTACAGCACGACTGAGTCGTTGAAGATGACGAAGCAGGAAGTGAAGGAAGAGGCGAAGTCGCAGGAAGGCAATCAGGAAATCAAGGGACGCCGTCGGCAGATCGGCCGCGAGCGCATCCGTCGCCAGATGTTCGCCGAAGTCCCCAAGGCCGATGTCGTCATCGTGAACCCGGTGCACATCGCCATTGCGATCAAGTACGACCCCAACGTCGCCCCCGCGCCGTACGTCGTCGCGATCGGTCAGCGCAAGATCGCGCTGCGCATCAAGGAACTCGCCTTCAAGCACAACGTGCCTGTGATCGAAAATATTCCCCTCGCCCGCGCGCTCATCGTCGTGGCGAAGGTGGGCACCGTCATTCCCGTCGAGATGTATCTGGCCGTCGCCGAAGTGCTCGCCTTCGTGATGCGTCAGCGTGAACGGTTCGGCGCCTCGTGGCGTGGAACGGCCGCCGCATGA
- a CDS encoding response regulator: MRALIVDDSRAMRAVIGKMVSEMGVTTTFAANGRDAIDQLNALGKPDFALVDWNMPEMNGFEFLVAVRADPRYADLPLVMVTTETEMSQVVKALEHGANEYVMKPFTADILRDKLDMLGLVPAV, encoded by the coding sequence ATGCGAGCCCTCATCGTCGATGATTCGCGCGCGATGCGTGCCGTGATCGGCAAGATGGTCAGTGAGATGGGTGTCACGACCACCTTCGCCGCCAACGGCCGCGACGCCATCGATCAGTTGAACGCGCTCGGCAAGCCCGACTTTGCACTGGTCGACTGGAACATGCCCGAGATGAACGGCTTCGAGTTTCTCGTGGCCGTCCGTGCCGATCCGCGCTACGCCGATCTGCCGCTGGTGATGGTCACCACCGAGACCGAGATGAGCCAGGTCGTGAAGGCGCTCGAACACGGCGCGAACGAATACGTGATGAAGCCGTTCACCGCGGATATCCTCCGCGACAAGCTGGACATGCTCGGACTCGTTCCGGCGGTCTGA
- a CDS encoding protein-glutamate methylesterase/protein-glutamine glutaminase, with the protein MRRIRVLVVDDSVVVRRLVTDVLSGDPDIEVVGIAANGRIALQKIAQLAPDLVTLDIEMPEMDGLTTISEIRKTWTRLPVIMFSTLTARGAEATLEALSRGATDYVTKPANVGSVTVAQQRIRDDLIPKIRSLCASVLPAVPPATPRAAAVQAGVPAAAPASGARSSAYHTSAASRAPIGIVAIGSSTGGPNALLELIPRIPADFPVPIVITQHMPPMFTKFLADRLTAISQLPVREATEGAVMAPGTIWIAPGDFHLVLRTVGRQIVASITKDPPENSCRPAVDVMLRSVVSCYGPRVLSVILTGMGQDGLRGSEGVHDAGGSVIAQDEATSVVWGMPGFVARSGIASAVLPLPLIAQAIIDRVTMAPSSFRVAPSTAPSAAPRHASPPAMSPGVSWQ; encoded by the coding sequence ATGCGTCGCATTCGCGTGCTGGTGGTGGATGATTCCGTCGTCGTACGTCGGCTCGTGACCGACGTACTCAGCGGCGATCCTGACATCGAAGTGGTCGGGATCGCCGCGAACGGCCGCATCGCGCTGCAGAAGATCGCGCAGCTCGCGCCGGACCTGGTCACGCTCGACATCGAGATGCCGGAGATGGACGGCCTCACGACCATCTCCGAGATCCGGAAGACGTGGACGCGCTTGCCGGTGATCATGTTCAGCACGCTCACCGCGCGCGGTGCCGAAGCGACCCTGGAGGCATTGTCACGCGGTGCCACGGATTATGTCACCAAGCCCGCCAACGTCGGCAGCGTCACGGTCGCGCAGCAGCGGATACGCGACGACCTCATCCCGAAGATCAGATCGTTGTGCGCAAGCGTACTGCCCGCGGTGCCACCGGCCACGCCCCGTGCGGCGGCGGTACAAGCGGGGGTACCCGCGGCAGCACCCGCGTCGGGGGCACGCTCCTCGGCCTACCACACCAGTGCCGCGTCCCGTGCACCGATCGGCATCGTGGCCATCGGATCGTCGACCGGCGGTCCGAACGCGCTGCTCGAACTGATCCCGAGAATCCCGGCCGACTTTCCGGTGCCGATCGTCATCACGCAGCACATGCCGCCGATGTTCACGAAGTTTCTGGCCGACCGACTGACGGCGATTTCGCAGCTCCCCGTGCGGGAAGCCACGGAAGGCGCGGTGATGGCACCGGGCACGATCTGGATCGCGCCGGGAGACTTTCATCTCGTGTTGCGCACCGTGGGCCGTCAGATCGTCGCGTCGATCACGAAGGATCCACCGGAGAACTCCTGCCGCCCGGCGGTCGACGTCATGCTGCGTTCGGTGGTCTCTTGCTACGGGCCGCGCGTGCTGTCGGTGATCCTCACCGGTATGGGGCAGGACGGACTTCGCGGCAGCGAAGGCGTTCACGACGCCGGTGGCAGTGTGATCGCACAGGACGAAGCGACCTCCGTCGTCTGGGGCATGCCGGGCTTCGTCGCCCGATCCGGGATCGCCAGCGCCGTATTGCCGTTGCCGCTGATCGCTCAGGCCATCATCGATCGCGTGACGATGGCTCCCTCCTCGTTTCGCGTCGCGCCGTCGACCGCGCCATCAGCCGCGCCGCGCCACGCGTCCCCTCCTGCAATGTCGCCAGGTGTCTCATGGCAATGA
- a CDS encoding CheR family methyltransferase, with product MAMTAKTFDYIRQVVLTRSAIVLEPGKEYLVESRLVPLAKVHGFATLDDFADAMTKAPFGTMHRQMVEAMTTNETSFFRDIHPFDALRKTILPEIIARKAATKQLNIWCAAASSGQEPYSVAMLLREHFPELQSWKFSFIATDLSNAVLAKARSGRYGQLEVNRGLPAPLMVKYFTKDGTEWIIRDDIRGMIDFRELNLIEKWPQLPVADIVMIRNVLIYFDIATKKQILKNIRSMMSPQGYLMLGGAETTMGLDDQFERVQVEKGVAYRQIGATGAGRVNVAA from the coding sequence ATGGCAATGACGGCCAAGACGTTCGACTACATCAGGCAGGTTGTCCTGACGCGGTCCGCCATCGTGCTCGAACCCGGGAAGGAATATCTCGTGGAGTCGCGGCTCGTGCCGCTGGCCAAGGTGCACGGCTTCGCGACGCTCGATGATTTCGCCGACGCCATGACCAAAGCCCCGTTCGGGACGATGCATCGCCAGATGGTCGAGGCGATGACCACGAACGAAACGAGTTTCTTCCGCGACATCCATCCGTTCGACGCGCTACGGAAGACGATTCTCCCCGAGATCATCGCCCGCAAGGCGGCCACGAAGCAGCTCAACATCTGGTGCGCCGCCGCCTCCAGCGGACAGGAGCCGTACTCGGTGGCGATGCTGCTGCGTGAACACTTCCCCGAGTTGCAGAGCTGGAAGTTCAGCTTCATCGCCACCGATCTATCGAATGCGGTGCTCGCCAAGGCGCGCAGTGGACGCTACGGACAGCTCGAGGTGAATCGTGGACTGCCCGCGCCGCTCATGGTGAAGTACTTCACCAAAGACGGCACGGAATGGATCATCCGCGACGACATCCGCGGCATGATCGACTTCCGCGAGCTCAATCTCATCGAGAAGTGGCCGCAGCTACCGGTCGCCGACATCGTGATGATCCGCAACGTGCTGATCTACTTCGACATCGCGACCAAGAAGCAGATCCTGAAGAACATCCGTTCGATGATGTCGCCCCAGGGCTATCTCATGCTGGGCGGTGCCGAAACCACGATGGGGCTCGACGATCAGTTCGAGCGGGTGCAAGTGGAAAAGGGCGTCGCGTACCGTCAGATCGGCGCCACCGGCGCCGGGAGAGTCAATGTCGCAGCTTGA